The Leucoraja erinacea ecotype New England chromosome 12, Leri_hhj_1, whole genome shotgun sequence genome segment TTTTCAAGAGAGGCTGCCACAAATGGGTCCTTGTGCTGCTGTTCTCGCTCTGCTCTCTTTACCTTAATCTTTTCGTCTGCTGACAACTTTAACGTTGCTTTGTGACGGTACATTTTTTTGTGTATGGGGCCATTGCTGGCAGGAACACTTGAGGTGTCAGAGCTTCGTTCAAAACTGCTACTTCTCACGCCAGAGCTGAAATTCAATTCATTGTTAGGACCAGTTGTGGCAGTAGTATGGGGAACTGTGCTCTTTGCAGGGTTTTTATTACTTAAGGCCTTGGCTGTTGCTCTCCGGTTTTTAGCTGGCGAAGAATTACTTGACTTCTTTTTTGTTTCCGATGTGGTCCCACCCAAAATATTCAATGTTTTCCACTTCAGGCTATTTGCCTCAACTGACTGGCAGGTAGCTGAGACAATGTTATGGCTTCCAGGGCTCCATATTGGCTCAATGGAAGCCATCATAAAACGCTGGACTTCAGCCATTCCAGAAGCAATATTGGAAAGTATGTTACTTGGTTCTTCAAATTCCCTCTGATCATCAACCAGCAGGTTATTGCTGTTGCTGGCATTGTGTCCAGTCCAACCTGCACTTGTCTTTTTACTCAGAGGCCAGGTGGAGTTACCCCCTGCTTGTCTTTTACCCCGTACAGCACCAGGGCCACGATGTGGAAAGGACTCATTGAGTAACTGAACACAAGGTGATATGTTGTTTTTACCAACAAGACCATCCAATAACTTGTGGTTGGCAGTAGGCAGCTGCACTTCATCGCTCCTTTTAGAGTTTGCAGTACCGGCTGATTTTTTGGGGGCTTTGCAAGTCCCGGGATTCTGACGGGAATTATTTCTGTTTTGAGTTTTTTCTGTAGCCTtcgtagattttgccttccttgGTTTCTTTGTACCTTTTGGAGCTGAGCTTTGGTTTGGACTCGCATGTCTATTGGAGACACTTTTCCTTTTAGCTTTTTGTCCTCTGTTATTATTTAATTTCACTGTTCCTGCTTGCTTTTCAAATGGATCCTTTTGCGTCAACTCGCTGGTATCTTCATTGTTAAAGGAATGAAACTGAAATTGATGATTATTCAAAATAAATGTCTCAGTAGCCTGATCATGTGGTTGGGGAACTGCACCCCATTCCATTTCAGTTGGCTCTCCAAGCATAGCTTGAGCTTGCTCCTGAAAGTCTTTGGCTTTGCCTAAGAGCTTGACCTCTGGCCCCACTATTCCAGGTGAAAGATCAGGTGTAATTGGGGGAGAAATGTCAGACAGTGTCCCCTGCCTGAATCGATCtggagtgaagttggagatgtcaAGGAGGTCAGCAGATTCTTTCAGAGGTGCAACTTCATCAATGCTTTGCTGAATTACTAGCTTGGGGCTGCAATGGGCCAGAAAGTCTTCACTCATGTCATCCTCGCCATCATTTTCGCATGACTTCAAACTTAAAGAGCCAAAATTATTAGAGCTTGCTGACAAAGAACCCACTGAATCAAAACTGATGAGCCGAGAGTCGTCTGGAGCTACTGAATCTTGATGGAGCTGAAAATTGCCATCACCGTCTTCTATTATGCATGATTGATAGCTGGTATTTGACGGCAGTGGCTGGGTGTGGGAATAATGTTTGCTAAGCACAAGCCCATCACTGTGCATATCTATTTGCTGATAAGTATCGGTAATGGTTCCTGACAGGCTAGCAGCGTCTGCTGGCAGTGACACTGCACCATCCAGACTCATCGGCAGAATGGCAGGCGGTCTGAGAGCTGAATACTCTTGCTTTGCATGCCACATCTTCTCAAAGCATGGCGTCCCCTCCTGGTAAAGTGGGGACTGCTGCTGCTCAGATTCAGAGGGAGGGGACATCACGCAGCTTTGCGTCATGTTTGAGGGGTTAAAACGGTCCTGTGGCTTGGAAGCAACCACGGAATGATTGGGGAAGTACGAGAGGCCATTGTGGCCGATGGAGTCAGATGCCTCCAGCAGCGTCTGCAAATACCCCCCTGGAATCACTTGCATCGTGGCTGGAGCATTGGCAGACGGCACAGACTTGTCAGCCGAGCAAGTGGCCGATGAGAAAGAAGAATTCTTAGCAGCGGCCTTTGCATGGCACAACTTCGAGGAATGGGTGTTGTCAGGAGCACAATGAATAGCATCAGTCAGAAGACTACTTGAACCATTCTGCCTCCTTACAGCCGAAACCAACTCGCTGGCGTTTGTCACTGCCTCAATGTCATCACTCACTGCCACCCTGTGCTTTTTGCTGGAGCTTCTCAGTTTGGCTTCTGCCTTTAACTTTAGTCTCTTTAGCCGTCCCTTCTCCTTCACTCTATTTTCAAACTTTCCTTGTGGTTTGCCTCGCACCGAAGCGGTCCCTGATGTAACGTTGGTGGAACACAGTCCATTTGCGCAGCTCGGGATTTCAATCGCAAACGTCTGAGAGTCGACAAATGCCATCTCTTCCCTTTCAGTGTGAGTCAACAGCTGAGTTTCAACTGGGTCAAAAGAGCATGCAATCTGCTTGTTGGGGCCCAGCTCGAGCCGAACCCTACGAGCCCTGTGTCTGTTTGCAAATGGTTTGCCTTTCCTCTTGGCAGGGTGAGCGAGAAACACATCAGAGACTGAGCTGTTCAAATGGAGCCTCTTCCTCCTTTCAGTACGCACTGCCAACACTCGCTTTGGTTGTCTTTGGAGCCAAAATTCCTTTAAGGGGGCAAGCTTCTGGTATTTACCCAATGCTTCTTCTGTTAGACAAACACTCGTCTCGGTGGCATCAATTTTACTTACTTTCACCCGCATATTCTTTTGCCCTTTGAACCTATTAATGATAATATATTTGATAATAACTGGCGGACCTCTCCGAGCCGATTTCCGACGCTTCCGCGGACACCATTCATCATCGTCTTCTTTCTTAGGACCAtccgccacccgttccttcttccCCGAAACCTTTTCGTTTTCTATGGAATCCACATCGTACAGGTAGTCGTCGCTGTATCGCACTTTCCTTTTGGCACGCAATGCATAGTTTAGTTGGCCAGAGCAGTTGCCGTTTTGCCTCGACAGATACCCAGTGCTGTCCATGCTGCCCTTAAGGGTGTCATAGGAGGAATCTGTCCCAAAGCTGTCATCGCTGTACTCTCCCGAGTCTTCCACTGAATTGTTTGTTTCAAAGAAGTGATTTCTCTTCGAAGTTGCATAGAGCTTCACGTCCACAGTGCCGCTGTACTTCTGCAGTCCCACTCTCTCATCTGCCTGGTCCTCGTCATCCCAAATAGCAATCTCATCCGATTTCATTTGTGATGCATCTAGGTTCATTTTAACCGAGGCTTTGCCTTCCTTTTTTGTGCAGTTTGAAACGACGTTAGGGAAAAAGCTTAGCTGTGCCTCTTCCTGAAGTGCATTTGTCTTTTCTCTGACATTGTCTTGAAAAGATTCGTACCGAATCTTTAGAGAGCAGACGTCACTGCTAAGAGTCGACTCATCATCAAACA includes the following:
- the nexmifb gene encoding neurite extension and migration factor, with protein sequence MFVEAQNMETAETCGAGIIMKSYSAADAAVTLSSFTSPKENELGHRALSLPTSKEGITLDPPSPLRLADVPEHISSDSSTHAISLTSCVTKGVGYLSVPEDSDKAPFRYTEPKGISLLSADCLMQQSRTCLGCFIESKESIDAEPGISTKIGDMNRDCDTCSVSDIGIQCMSTGESAKYGDQLLSDQLLSFTVHKSRTTDKRDVEKSDSESEDITQKHYYEGLLLDKCNGEEALLSNPGQDWAYFESFISESKIELLDLCSKNELSVNLFAEEEVDNYMFDDESTLSSDVCSLKIRYESFQDNVREKTNALQEEAQLSFFPNVVSNCTKKEGKASVKMNLDASQMKSDEIAIWDDEDQADERVGLQKYSGTVDVKLYATSKRNHFFETNNSVEDSGEYSDDSFGTDSSYDTLKGSMDSTGYLSRQNGNCSGQLNYALRAKRKVRYSDDYLYDVDSIENEKVSGKKERVADGPKKEDDDEWCPRKRRKSARRGPPVIIKYIIINRFKGQKNMRVKVSKIDATETSVCLTEEALGKYQKLAPLKEFWLQRQPKRVLAVRTERRKRLHLNSSVSDVFLAHPAKRKGKPFANRHRARRVRLELGPNKQIACSFDPVETQLLTHTEREEMAFVDSQTFAIEIPSCANGLCSTNVTSGTASVRGKPQGKFENRVKEKGRLKRLKLKAEAKLRSSSKKHRVAVSDDIEAVTNASELVSAVRRQNGSSSLLTDAIHCAPDNTHSSKLCHAKAAAKNSSFSSATCSADKSVPSANAPATMQVIPGGYLQTLLEASDSIGHNGLSYFPNHSVVASKPQDRFNPSNMTQSCVMSPPSESEQQQSPLYQEGTPCFEKMWHAKQEYSALRPPAILPMSLDGAVSLPADAASLSGTITDTYQQIDMHSDGLVLSKHYSHTQPLPSNTSYQSCIIEDGDGNFQLHQDSVAPDDSRLISFDSVGSLSASSNNFGSLSLKSCENDGEDDMSEDFLAHCSPKLVIQQSIDEVAPLKESADLLDISNFTPDRFRQGTLSDISPPITPDLSPGIVGPEVKLLGKAKDFQEQAQAMLGEPTEMEWGAVPQPHDQATETFILNNHQFQFHSFNNEDTSELTQKDPFEKQAGTVKLNNNRGQKAKRKSVSNRHASPNQSSAPKGTKKPRKAKSTKATEKTQNRNNSRQNPGTCKAPKKSAGTANSKRSDEVQLPTANHKLLDGLVGKNNISPCVQLLNESFPHRGPGAVRGKRQAGGNSTWPLSKKTSAGWTGHNASNSNNLLVDDQREFEEPSNILSNIASGMAEVQRFMMASIEPIWSPGSHNIVSATCQSVEANSLKWKTLNILGGTTSETKKKSSNSSPAKNRRATAKALSNKNPAKSTVPHTTATTGPNNELNFSSGVRSSSFERSSDTSSVPASNGPIHKKMYRHKATLKLSADEKIKVKRAEREQQHKDPFVAASLEKLR